In the genome of Sorangium aterium, one region contains:
- a CDS encoding tetratricopeptide repeat protein, with translation MVLRAVVDESIDSAHWEAVEEAAELLQEEQVQEALVALRDVIKASPSNPYAYNLLGHALYELGQLEPARDAYRAAVRLAPSFLGARVALSHALRRVGDTEGAIAQAKEALRRFPKDGEAMHAMGLAYAARGNRALARKHLQGFLDAGPEVESAMEVRQILEMLGVGDDDEPLQFE, from the coding sequence ATGGTGCTCAGAGCCGTGGTGGACGAATCGATCGACTCCGCCCACTGGGAGGCCGTCGAGGAGGCGGCCGAGCTCCTGCAAGAGGAGCAAGTCCAGGAGGCGCTCGTCGCGCTGCGCGACGTGATCAAGGCCTCCCCGTCGAACCCGTACGCGTACAACCTGCTCGGGCACGCGCTCTACGAGCTCGGCCAGCTCGAGCCGGCGCGCGATGCATACCGCGCCGCCGTGCGGCTCGCGCCGAGCTTCCTCGGGGCGCGGGTGGCCCTGTCGCACGCGCTCCGTCGCGTCGGCGACACGGAGGGCGCGATCGCGCAGGCGAAGGAGGCGCTCCGCCGGTTCCCGAAGGACGGCGAGGCGATGCACGCGATGGGGCTCGCGTACGCGGCCCGCGGCAACCGCGCGCTCGCGCGGAAGCACCTCCAGGGCTTCCTGGACGCGGGCCCTGAGGTCGAGTCCGCCATGGAGGTGCGGCAGATCCTCGAGATGCTCGGCGTCGGGGACGACGACGAGCCGCTCCAGTTCGAGTAG
- the sthA gene encoding Si-specific NAD(P)(+) transhydrogenase produces the protein MATTPHFDLIIIGTGPGGEGAAMTAAKHGKSVAAIERYTRVGGGCTHWGTIPSKALRRAIYHMNLINQSPIYKRMDVVPEYPFAELLATANRVIDEQVDLRESFYDRNRVQLIPGQASFVDPHTIEVEGDGGQRRRYTADSFVIATGSRPYRPADIDFSHPRIFDSDTLLRMDHTPRSITIFGAGVIGCEYASMLRNMQVAVNLVNTRAHLLEFLDDEITDALGYHFCDKGIRVLNGEEHEAVEATKEGVVLSLKSGKKLRSEVFLWANGRSGNTADLGLESVGITPNKRGQIEVSETFQTSQPHIYAVGDVVGFPALASASYDQGRYVASHLCGDADDKLVRDIPTGIYTTPEISSLGKSERELTAEKVPYEVGKSTFKTLARAQITGQQVGMLKLIFHRETLALLGIHCFGENAAEIIHIGQAIMSQPAPHNTIRYFVNTTFNYPTMAEAYRVAALDGLGRVF, from the coding sequence ATGGCGACCACCCCGCACTTCGATCTCATCATCATCGGCACGGGGCCGGGCGGCGAAGGCGCCGCCATGACGGCCGCGAAGCACGGCAAGTCGGTCGCGGCGATCGAGCGCTACACGCGGGTCGGCGGGGGCTGCACCCACTGGGGGACGATCCCCAGCAAGGCGCTGCGCCGCGCGATCTACCACATGAACCTGATCAACCAGAGCCCCATCTACAAGCGGATGGATGTGGTTCCGGAGTACCCGTTCGCCGAGCTCCTCGCGACCGCGAACCGCGTCATCGACGAGCAGGTCGATCTGCGGGAGAGCTTCTACGACCGGAACCGCGTCCAGCTCATTCCGGGGCAGGCCAGCTTCGTCGATCCGCACACGATCGAGGTGGAGGGCGACGGGGGCCAGCGCCGGCGTTACACGGCCGACAGCTTCGTCATCGCGACCGGCTCGCGGCCGTACCGGCCGGCCGACATCGACTTCAGCCACCCGCGCATCTTCGACAGCGACACGCTGCTGCGCATGGATCACACCCCCCGGAGCATCACGATCTTCGGGGCGGGCGTCATCGGGTGCGAGTACGCGTCGATGCTGCGCAACATGCAGGTCGCCGTGAACCTCGTGAACACGCGCGCCCATCTCCTGGAGTTCCTCGACGACGAGATCACCGACGCGCTCGGCTACCACTTCTGCGACAAGGGGATCCGCGTCCTGAACGGCGAGGAGCACGAGGCGGTCGAGGCCACGAAGGAGGGCGTCGTGCTCTCCCTGAAGAGCGGGAAGAAGCTCCGGAGCGAGGTCTTCCTCTGGGCCAACGGGAGGTCGGGCAACACGGCCGATCTCGGCCTGGAGAGCGTCGGCATCACGCCGAACAAGCGCGGTCAGATCGAGGTGAGCGAGACGTTCCAGACGAGCCAGCCGCACATCTACGCGGTCGGCGACGTCGTCGGCTTCCCGGCGCTCGCGAGCGCGAGCTACGACCAGGGCCGGTACGTGGCCAGCCACCTCTGCGGCGACGCCGACGACAAGCTGGTCCGGGACATCCCCACGGGCATCTACACGACGCCCGAGATCTCGTCGCTGGGCAAGAGCGAGCGGGAGCTCACGGCGGAGAAGGTGCCCTACGAGGTGGGGAAGTCGACGTTCAAGACGCTCGCGCGCGCCCAGATCACAGGCCAGCAGGTCGGGATGCTGAAGCTGATCTTCCACCGGGAGACGCTCGCGCTGCTCGGGATCCACTGCTTCGGCGAGAACGCCGCGGAGATCATCCACATCGGGCAGGCGATCATGTCGCAGCCTGCGCCGCACAACACGATCCGGTACTTCGTGAACACGACGTTCAACTACCCCACCATGGCCGAGGCCTACCGCGTCGCGGCGCTCGACGGGCTGGGGCGCGTGTTCTGA
- a CDS encoding Uma2 family endonuclease yields MAAAAPLLAPPAGAADAVAADGSEDQLFVVHDVSWEQYEAILAALGDRAGVRVTYCEGVLELMSPGGPHEGRKTILARLVEAYAEEAELPLSGYGSMTVRKRLAERGVEPDECYVLGTVEDGEIPELAIEIIEKSGTINKLSVYAGLGVPEVWFLKKGKLSIHLLGPDGYAEAGQSRLLPGLDVAGLTEFMLRKGDQTSVVRAWRARLRERCAR; encoded by the coding sequence ATGGCCGCCGCTGCACCCCTCCTCGCCCCCCCTGCCGGCGCCGCCGACGCTGTCGCGGCGGACGGCTCGGAAGACCAGCTCTTCGTCGTTCATGACGTCTCGTGGGAGCAGTACGAGGCCATCCTGGCCGCCCTCGGCGACCGGGCTGGCGTGCGGGTGACGTACTGCGAGGGAGTGCTGGAGCTGATGAGCCCGGGCGGACCCCACGAGGGGCGGAAGACGATCCTTGCCCGCCTCGTCGAGGCCTATGCCGAAGAGGCGGAGCTGCCGCTCAGCGGATACGGCAGCATGACCGTCCGCAAGAGGCTCGCGGAGCGGGGGGTGGAGCCGGACGAGTGCTACGTGCTCGGGACGGTCGAGGACGGGGAGATCCCGGAGCTCGCGATCGAGATCATCGAGAAGAGCGGGACGATCAACAAGCTCTCCGTCTATGCGGGGCTCGGCGTGCCCGAGGTCTGGTTCCTGAAGAAGGGGAAGCTCTCCATCCACCTCCTCGGCCCGGACGGCTACGCGGAGGCCGGGCAGAGCCGGCTCCTGCCCGGCCTCGACGTCGCGGGGCTGACGGAGTTCATGCTGCGCAAGGGGGATCAGACGTCCGTGGTGCGCGCGTGGCGCGCGAGGCTCCGGGAGCGATGCGCCAGGTGA